AATAGCCCAAGAAGCTGGTCTAGAAGTTTGTAGTGGGGGAATTTTTGGTTTAGGAGAAAGTAGAGTCGATAGATTAAATATGGCTTTTGAACTAAAAAATTTAAATGTCAAATCTATACCCCTAAATTTTTTAACACCTATTGCAGGAACACCTATGGCCGATTATTCTCCTTTAGACCCTATGGAAATTATTAAAACAATCGCTGTTTATCGTTTCATAAATCCAGATTCTTCTTTAAGATATGCTGGTGGAAGACTTCAACTTGGCGATTTAGAAATTCAAGGAATTAAAGGTGGAATCAATTCAGCTTTAACTGGAAATTTTCTTACAACAACAGGAAGCACTATAGCCTCTGATAAAGAGATGGTTGTTAAGGAGGGATTTACCCTTGATAAATAAACTAAAAACAGGATACTTTATTATAGGGACAGACACTGATATAGGGAAGACGTATGTGTCTTCCCTTATTTTTAAATCTTTAAAAAACTATAATATCGGTTATTATAAACCACTTCAAACAGGATGCTATTTTGAAAATGAAAAATTAGTTCCATTAGATCCAAAATTTTTATGTGATTTTACTGGAACAACTTTAAAACCTGAAATGACTACTTATCTTTTCAAAACTCCTGTGTCTCCTCATTTAGCTTCTGAGTTAGAAAATATTCCTATTTCTATGAACTCTATCTTTAATCAATGGGATATTTTAAAATCTAAGTACTCAACAACTTTTATAGAAGCTGCTGGAGGTATATACGTTCCAATAATACGGAATAAATATTTTATGTTTAATTTTAT
The window above is part of the Cetobacterium somerae ATCC BAA-474 genome. Proteins encoded here:
- the bioD gene encoding dethiobiotin synthase, with the translated sequence MINKLKTGYFIIGTDTDIGKTYVSSLIFKSLKNYNIGYYKPLQTGCYFENEKLVPLDPKFLCDFTGTTLKPEMTTYLFKTPVSPHLASELENIPISMNSIFNQWDILKSKYSTTFIEAAGGIYVPIIRNKYFMFNFIKDLNLSVILVCSTKVGAINHTMLTLSFLKEKQIPIQGIIFNNYTKEFYEDDNIKVVLETSQINNHLIIHNGDTIIPEQTLISFLEK